A part of Pirellulaceae bacterium genomic DNA contains:
- a CDS encoding ParA family protein — protein MRSIAVINQKGGVGKTTTAVNLAAGLAEQGCRVCLFDLDPQAHATLHLGLSLTSHQLSTYDLLCGEATIAQTRQWINECLSIVPANLDLAAAELELAGEVGREVILRDRLEADTEQFDYLILDCPPSLGVLTLNALTAVHEVLLPLQPHFLALHGLSKLLKTIDVVAKRLNPDLKLTGVVLCMYESATRLAAEVTRDVDEFLSMQTRTSGAWAGARFFQTRIRRNIRLAEAPSFGQSIFQYAPGSNGADDYRQLSRELMGLSMASDSTDRTEAQAISASAAAGPTAQTVGAMNRGQLVLPIAG, from the coding sequence ATGCGTTCGATCGCAGTCATCAATCAGAAAGGCGGAGTCGGGAAAACGACAACAGCAGTGAATTTGGCTGCGGGGTTGGCCGAACAGGGATGCCGCGTGTGTTTGTTCGACCTTGACCCGCAAGCCCACGCTACCCTGCATCTGGGCTTGTCGCTTACCAGCCATCAACTAAGTACCTATGATCTACTCTGTGGCGAAGCCACCATCGCACAGACGCGGCAATGGATAAACGAATGCTTATCCATCGTACCGGCCAATTTGGACTTAGCCGCCGCCGAACTAGAGCTGGCGGGCGAAGTTGGCCGCGAAGTCATCTTGCGCGATCGGCTCGAGGCTGATACTGAGCAATTCGACTATTTGATTTTGGATTGCCCACCCTCGTTGGGCGTGTTAACCCTCAATGCCCTGACGGCCGTTCATGAGGTCCTGCTACCGCTGCAGCCCCATTTTCTGGCCCTGCACGGGCTCAGTAAACTGCTTAAAACGATCGACGTCGTTGCCAAGCGGCTCAATCCGGATTTGAAACTGACCGGCGTAGTGTTGTGCATGTATGAATCGGCCACGCGACTGGCAGCCGAAGTGACTCGCGATGTCGATGAATTCTTGTCCATGCAAACCCGAACGAGCGGAGCCTGGGCTGGAGCCCGTTTTTTCCAGACTCGCATTCGGCGCAATATTCGTCTAGCCGAGGCGCCCAGTTTTGGCCAGAGCATTTTTCAGTACGCGCCCGGATCCAACGGAGCGGATGATTATCGACAATTGTCCCGTGAATTGATGGGGCTATCGATGGCTTCGGACTCAACGGATCGGACGGAGGCACAAGCCATTAGTGCCTCTGCTGCGGCTGGGCCCACCGCGCAGACTGTGGGAGCGATGAATCGGGGGCAACTGGTGCTGCCAATAGCAGGTTGA
- a CDS encoding penicillin acylase family protein — MIALISVTAIYALLRGSLPQTRGQVEIKGLAAKVAIRFDDQQRPFVQAQTAADALAAQGWLHAQHRLWQMEMFRRAGQARLSELLGGSMLGTDQQLLRIGVPQLARQLEKNATTELLQYIDAYLTGVNTAIEQLRTRPVELLLLMHRPQNWTRADVFAVGAVMAYQSAGNMHHELLRFELSRVLTPGQLEYFLSDGSETAADYPYVLPRQELSWQEESPPVNGPAGLSATDSQRAQDALSKLPSVALAIDALSALDAAVNLQLPRLSLGSNGWCVAPGRSATGHALFAFDSHDELGLPNLFYEVHLFFGDGRQIRGWSAAGLPGVINGYNHRIAWGFTNIGDTQDLFLETRHPENPDQFLDGQQWYTAEKQEYLIPVSGRMDAERFTVISTRNGPLISEHPPISLRWTAHHIGDMGLEALLELNFAEDWQQFTGALDRLAAPSLNATYADVDGNIGFRTAGLLPNRAAGSGVQPLQGHDMSNRWLGMVSPTDHPRLFNPPAGYVAAANARVNAAGQGPLVSADNAAAYRIARIQSVLACSQTISVDQMRKLQVDRYDGQAAKLLPALLNSTPCQTLSEPAQEACQMLKKWQTLPMAAADSAAALIFQAWYVQLATEAFRQPLGDSLFASLLRRGYMLNHALDRLLLEEASTWWPRGKAQHLAAALERTVTDLMDRLGPELKSWRLDQLQKLTLQHELATAAPPLEMLLNESSRGLAGGPSTVGRAGYRYDRPFQVSHGATVRVVIEMAAPPQAQAIMPAGQSGHPLSRQYTDQLDNWLDGTLQPIAATADTVLGDSLELIPARDK; from the coding sequence GTGATAGCATTGATTTCCGTCACGGCCATCTATGCCCTGTTACGCGGATCATTGCCGCAAACACGCGGCCAAGTCGAAATTAAGGGTTTGGCAGCCAAAGTCGCGATTCGGTTCGACGACCAGCAGCGCCCATTTGTTCAGGCACAGACTGCTGCCGACGCGCTAGCCGCTCAGGGTTGGCTGCATGCCCAGCATCGGCTGTGGCAGATGGAAATGTTTCGTCGAGCGGGCCAGGCCAGATTGTCTGAGCTACTGGGTGGCAGCATGTTGGGGACCGATCAACAATTGTTGAGAATTGGAGTGCCCCAGTTGGCGAGGCAGCTTGAAAAAAACGCCACCACGGAGCTTCTGCAGTACATCGATGCCTATCTGACTGGCGTCAACACTGCCATTGAGCAGTTGCGAACCCGGCCGGTCGAACTCTTGTTGCTGATGCATCGCCCTCAAAATTGGACACGCGCAGATGTATTTGCGGTAGGCGCCGTAATGGCCTACCAATCGGCGGGCAACATGCACCATGAACTATTGCGTTTTGAACTATCACGCGTTCTAACTCCAGGGCAACTGGAATATTTCTTGAGCGACGGGTCCGAGACAGCCGCCGACTATCCGTATGTCTTACCGCGCCAGGAACTGTCATGGCAGGAAGAATCGCCACCCGTGAATGGACCCGCCGGCCTGTCCGCAACAGATTCACAAAGAGCCCAAGATGCACTTTCCAAATTGCCGTCAGTCGCCTTGGCGATCGATGCTCTATCGGCACTGGACGCAGCCGTCAATTTACAACTGCCTCGGTTGAGCCTGGGCAGTAACGGCTGGTGTGTTGCGCCAGGTCGAAGTGCTACAGGCCATGCGCTATTTGCGTTTGATTCACACGACGAACTTGGCCTGCCGAACTTATTTTACGAGGTTCATCTGTTCTTCGGCGACGGGCGACAAATTCGAGGCTGGTCTGCGGCGGGCTTACCCGGCGTGATCAATGGCTACAATCATCGCATCGCTTGGGGATTCACCAATATCGGAGACACGCAGGACCTGTTTCTTGAAACGCGACATCCGGAAAACCCAGATCAGTTTCTCGATGGGCAGCAGTGGTACACCGCCGAGAAACAGGAGTACTTGATCCCGGTCTCCGGGCGAATGGATGCGGAACGATTCACGGTTATCTCGACGAGAAACGGACCACTCATTAGCGAACATCCACCAATTTCGCTCCGCTGGACAGCCCATCATATTGGTGACATGGGTTTGGAGGCGTTATTGGAACTGAACTTTGCAGAAGATTGGCAACAATTCACCGGCGCACTCGACCGATTGGCAGCGCCTAGTCTAAACGCGACCTACGCCGACGTGGATGGAAACATCGGATTTCGAACAGCCGGACTGCTACCAAACAGAGCTGCGGGCAGTGGGGTTCAACCACTGCAAGGCCACGACATGTCTAATCGCTGGCTGGGAATGGTATCGCCTACTGATCACCCTCGGCTTTTCAATCCGCCCGCAGGCTACGTTGCGGCGGCCAACGCACGTGTGAACGCTGCCGGGCAGGGGCCGCTGGTTTCTGCCGACAATGCCGCCGCTTATCGTATCGCTAGAATTCAATCTGTGCTCGCCTGCAGCCAGACGATCAGCGTCGACCAAATGCGAAAGCTGCAAGTCGACAGGTACGACGGTCAGGCTGCTAAACTGTTGCCTGCCCTGCTGAACAGCACGCCCTGTCAGACGTTGTCGGAACCGGCACAAGAGGCCTGTCAAATGCTGAAGAAATGGCAGACTTTACCGATGGCAGCGGCCGATAGCGCTGCGGCACTTATCTTTCAGGCTTGGTACGTCCAGCTGGCCACCGAAGCTTTCAGGCAGCCACTGGGTGATAGTTTGTTTGCCAGCTTGCTGCGTCGCGGATATATGCTCAATCACGCGTTGGATCGCTTGCTGTTGGAAGAAGCTTCAACGTGGTGGCCTCGAGGCAAGGCTCAGCATCTGGCGGCAGCGCTTGAGCGAACGGTGACAGACCTGATGGATCGCTTGGGACCTGAACTGAAGTCATGGCGACTGGATCAACTACAGAAATTGACTTTGCAACATGAACTGGCAACTGCAGCGCCCCCTCTTGAGATGCTATTGAATGAGTCGTCGCGCGGCTTAGCTGGAGGACCGTCTACGGTTGGTCGCGCGGGATATCGATACGATCGCCCGTTTCAAGTATCACACGGCGCGACGGTGCGCGTGGTGATTGAAATGGCTGCACCCCCGCAGGCTCAGGCGATCATGCCCGCCGGACAATCCGGTCATCCGCTCAGTAGGCAGTACACCGACCAGCTTGACAATTGGCTGGACGGCACACTACAACCAATCGCTGCCACTGCAGACACGGTCCTCGGCGATAGTCTGGAACTAATTCCAGCAAGAGACAAGTAG
- a CDS encoding response regulator — protein MQWIEPKLLIADDDRDFRETLAEVFHRRGYATHLAADGQEALEICHARPQLHLVIFDVHMPRVTGLEALQHLRVHDCWSLPCILMSAQMDDRIVREAQALNPAGILAKPFTLRDLTATVEEALRRSYGWEI, from the coding sequence GTGCAGTGGATCGAGCCTAAACTGCTGATTGCCGATGACGATCGGGATTTTCGCGAAACGCTGGCGGAGGTGTTTCATCGCCGAGGGTACGCTACCCATCTGGCTGCTGATGGTCAGGAAGCGTTGGAGATTTGTCACGCCAGACCCCAGTTGCACTTAGTGATTTTCGATGTGCACATGCCTCGAGTAACCGGGTTGGAAGCGTTGCAACACCTGCGCGTTCACGATTGCTGGTCACTGCCCTGTATCTTGATGAGCGCTCAAATGGACGATCGCATCGTGCGCGAGGCCCAAGCGTTGAACCCGGCCGGGATTTTGGCCAAGCCTTTCACGCTGCGCGACCTGACAGCTACTGTAGAAGAGGCGCTAAGACGCTCTTACGGTTGGGAAATCTAG